A stretch of DNA from Desulfovibrio sp. Huiquan2017:
AGCAAGTCTTTCATCGTTGCCAACGCCCTGGACCAATTCCTTGAGGAGCAGGCATGGCAGGTGGCCCGTATCAACGAGAGCATTGCCCAGGCCGATGCCGGTAATTTCGCCAGCAACGCCGAAGTGAAGGGCGCTTTCGCCAAGTGGGGCCTGAACGTTGACG
This window harbors:
- a CDS encoding ribbon-helix-helix protein, CopG family; translation: MSTVTARIPEETAAKLNALAKATNRSKSFIVANALDQFLEEQAWQVARINESIAQADAGNFASNAEVKGAFAKWGLNVDAD